The Hypnocyclicus thermotrophus genome contains a region encoding:
- a CDS encoding proline--tRNA ligase has protein sequence MRFSKLYLKTLKESPKEAEVISHQLLLRAGMIKKLASGIYSYLPLGKITLNKIEKIIREELDNAGCQEILMPVLQPAELWKESGRWLKMGEEMMRMQDRHNRDFVLGPTHEEVITDIIRNDIKSYKDLPINLYQIQTKFRDERRPRFGLMRGREFLMKDAYSFHTSEEDLDREYHNMYKAYERIFTRCGLNFRPVEADSGAIGGSHTHEFHVLAESGEDDILYCNKCDYAANSEKAVSNIELTQNDEAEKELTLIDTKNTSSIEDVAKFLNVDITKTVKAMMFKSILETETKYYMALIRGDYEVNEIKLKNAVNSPVELELITDEEFEKLSITKGYCGALKNISEDIYVVADETIKPMKNMVIGANIKDKHYINANINRDLKINKFYDIRMVKSGEPCPHCDGTLEIARGIEVGQVFKLGTGYAEALGAKYLDKNGKLQVMTMGCYGIGVSRTMASAIEQNYDEYGIIWPVSIAPFIVNIIPANMKNQTQVDLAEKLYKNFSETNIDTIIDDRNERLGFKMKDSDLIGLPIKIVVGKKSDEDIVEIKLRKTGETIEISANEVINKVRELIKTL, from the coding sequence ATGAGATTTAGCAAACTATATTTAAAAACATTAAAAGAAAGCCCAAAGGAAGCTGAAGTTATAAGTCATCAATTACTACTTAGAGCTGGAATGATTAAAAAACTTGCAAGTGGAATTTACTCTTATTTACCTCTTGGTAAAATAACATTGAATAAAATAGAAAAAATCATTAGAGAAGAATTAGATAATGCAGGATGTCAAGAAATTTTAATGCCCGTCTTACAACCAGCAGAATTGTGGAAAGAATCTGGTAGATGGTTAAAAATGGGTGAAGAAATGATGAGAATGCAAGACAGACACAATAGAGATTTTGTTCTTGGACCTACTCATGAAGAAGTTATTACCGATATCATTAGAAATGATATAAAATCATACAAAGATTTGCCTATAAACCTTTATCAAATCCAAACAAAATTTAGAGATGAAAGAAGACCTCGATTTGGACTTATGAGAGGTAGAGAATTCTTAATGAAAGACGCTTATAGCTTTCATACTTCTGAAGAAGATTTAGATAGAGAATATCACAATATGTACAAAGCCTATGAAAGAATTTTTACTAGATGTGGCCTTAATTTTAGACCTGTTGAAGCTGATAGTGGAGCTATTGGTGGGAGTCATACTCACGAATTTCATGTACTCGCTGAATCTGGTGAAGATGATATCTTATATTGCAATAAATGTGATTATGCTGCAAATTCCGAAAAAGCTGTATCAAATATTGAATTAACTCAAAATGATGAAGCTGAAAAAGAGTTAACATTAATTGATACTAAAAATACTTCTTCGATAGAAGATGTAGCTAAATTTTTAAATGTTGATATTACTAAAACTGTAAAAGCAATGATGTTTAAATCAATTTTAGAGACAGAAACTAAATATTATATGGCTCTAATTAGAGGAGATTATGAAGTAAATGAAATCAAATTAAAAAATGCAGTAAATTCTCCTGTAGAACTAGAATTAATAACTGATGAAGAGTTTGAAAAATTAAGCATAACTAAAGGATATTGCGGAGCACTAAAAAATATATCAGAAGATATCTATGTAGTAGCTGATGAAACTATAAAACCAATGAAAAATATGGTAATAGGTGCTAATATAAAAGATAAACATTATATAAATGCAAATATTAACAGAGATTTAAAAATTAATAAATTTTATGACATAAGAATGGTCAAATCAGGAGAACCTTGTCCTCATTGTGACGGAACTCTTGAAATAGCTAGAGGAATAGAAGTAGGACAGGTATTTAAGCTTGGTACTGGCTATGCTGAAGCTTTAGGTGCTAAATACTTAGATAAAAACGGTAAACTTCAAGTAATGACAATGGGGTGTTATGGTATTGGTGTTTCTCGTACTATGGCTTCTGCAATTGAACAAAATTATGATGAATACGGTATTATATGGCCTGTTTCTATTGCGCCATTTATTGTAAATATAATTCCAGCAAATATGAAAAATCAAACTCAAGTTGATCTAGCTGAAAAATTATATAAAAATTTTTCTGAAACAAATATTGATACAATAATTGATGATAGAAATGAAAGACTAGGATTTAAAATGAAAGATAGTGACCTTATTGGACTTCCTATAAAAATTGTAGTAGGAAAAAAATCTGATGAAGATATTGTGGAAATAAAATTAAGAAAAACTGGAGAAACAATAGAAATTTCTGCAAATGAAGTTATTAATAAAGTAAGAGAGTTAATTAAAACTTTATAA
- a CDS encoding type IV pilus twitching motility protein PilT — translation MIDKYLKYLVDNNGSDLHLRVGNTPIIRKNGDLINLDNCERLKKTDLEEIVNDILDEKAKEKFLSSLNYDISYSVPGTGRFRLNISLSRSSYMIVARLIPFDIPDIETLHLPVILKEIAKEKDGIILVTGATGSGKSTTVAAILEHINSNYRKNIITFEDPIEFLFKDKKSIISQKEVPNDIPDFNLALKYVLRQDPDIIYIGELRDQETIETALKAAETGHLVISTLHTVNATKTISRILDFFPVDKHKQIRYQLSDNLKAVISQKLLKTVDNNKRAINEILRTTSTIQELIKIDEGTQKIPDIIKANKDMFGMQSFDQNIVELYKQNIISYEVAHANATIKTDIEMLKSGITNDLSDFY, via the coding sequence ATGATAGATAAATATTTAAAATATCTTGTAGATAATAATGGTTCTGATCTTCATTTAAGAGTAGGAAATACACCTATTATTAGAAAAAATGGTGATTTAATTAATTTAGATAATTGTGAAAGGTTAAAAAAAACAGATTTAGAAGAAATCGTTAATGATATTTTAGATGAAAAAGCAAAAGAGAAATTTTTATCTTCATTAAACTATGATATATCTTATTCTGTTCCAGGAACAGGTAGATTTAGATTAAATATTTCTCTTTCTAGAAGTTCTTATATGATAGTAGCTAGACTTATTCCTTTTGATATTCCAGATATTGAGACTCTACATCTACCAGTTATATTAAAAGAAATCGCAAAAGAAAAAGATGGAATAATCTTAGTTACTGGTGCTACTGGAAGTGGAAAGTCTACGACGGTAGCTGCTATTTTGGAACATATAAACAGCAATTATAGAAAAAACATTATAACTTTTGAAGATCCTATTGAATTTTTATTTAAAGATAAAAAATCAATTATAAGTCAAAAAGAAGTTCCCAATGATATACCTGATTTTAATCTTGCGTTAAAATATGTGCTTCGTCAAGATCCTGATATAATTTATATTGGAGAACTACGTGACCAAGAAACTATTGAAACAGCATTAAAAGCAGCTGAAACAGGTCATCTTGTAATATCTACACTGCATACTGTAAATGCTACAAAAACTATCTCAAGAATACTTGATTTTTTTCCAGTAGATAAGCATAAACAAATAAGATATCAATTGAGTGATAATCTAAAAGCTGTAATTTCTCAAAAGCTTTTAAAAACAGTAGACAATAATAAGCGTGCCATAAACGAAATACTTCGAACAACATCTACAATTCAAGAATTAATAAAAATAGATGAAGGAACTCAAAAAATTCCTGATATTATAAAAGCTAATAAAGATATGTTTGGAATGCAATCATTTGATCAAAATATTGTTGAGTTATATAAACAAAATATTATTTCATATGAAGTAGCACATGCAAATGCTACAATAAAAACAGATATAGAAATGTTAAAATCTGGTATTACAAATGATTTATCAGATTTTTATTAA